The genome window CTTTATGCCCACTGATTCCAATGCTTCCAAATAAATTGATTGTCTCTTTTGTTTATCAGGATTATTACTAACACGGCTTGTAAAGTATTTAATTTCTTCAAGCTTCTGATTGGGTTTTAATAGTGATTCCGTTAAGGTACGCAAATTCAGCCATTTAAGTTTTTCCAACCCAGCTTCAAGCATGCCGAAATAGATATTAAAACCGTCTACATAAACAGCTACCCGTTCTTTTTGCAAAATATTCTTTGAATTTTCCATTAATTTTTATATTTTTGTATCCTTAACATCACCAGAGATAGCATCTCCGGTCCGACGCTCCGCAAGGAGCGTTTCTTTTTTCTACCTGTCTGGTTTCTTTTATTAAATGGTACCGAAATCCTACCCATTTCTTATGCTAAAATAAACCCTTTAATCTAATTTCCCATCTTATTGAAGTGTAACAATAAAAGAATCAGATTTTCTTTAAAAGTTGTCACACCCCTCCCATCCGATTTACCGTGTGTTAAATACCCCTTTTATTGTAAATTGCGGTTCTTTTCAACCAAAAATCAGCAGAATTATCACTATGAGATCTCACGAAATAGACTATGAAATTTACGGCGATGATATGCAGGTCATCGAGGTGGAACTTGATCCGGGGGAAACCGTTATAGCCGAAGCCGGCGTAATGAACTGGATGGAAAACGGCATCGAATTCGAAGCCAAAATGGGGGACGGCTCTGATGCCAATGAGGGCTTTATGGGTAAACTCCTGAATGTGGGCAAACGGGTGCTCACGGGTGAATCTATATTCCTTACGCACTTCACCAACCACGGTTCCGGTAAAAAGAGGGTTGCGTTTGCCGCCCCTTATCCGGGCAAGATTATCCCGATTGACCTTACCAAATTCGGTGGCCGGCTCCTCTGCCAAAAGGATTCGTTCCTCTGTGCAGCCAAAGGCACCCGCACCGGAATTGCCTTCACCCAGAGATTCGGTGCCGGACTTTTCGGCGGTGAGGGTTTTATCCTCCAGAAACTTGAAGGTGACGGCCTGGCATTCATCCACGCAGGCGGAACCATTGTAAAAAAAGAATTAGTTAATGATGTGCTGCGCATTGATACCGGCTGCATTGTGGCGTTCACTGACGGACTGGATTATGATATTGAACGTGCCGGCGGGCTTAAATCGATGTTCTTCGGTGGTGAGGGGCTGTTTCTGGCGACCATCCGCGGAACAGGTACCGTTTATCTGCAGTCGCTCCCATTTGCCCGGCTGGCTGACAGGATCCTCGCTCAGGCACCCATGGCAGGCGGTGCACGCAAGGATGAGGGCTCAATCCTTGGCGGTCTTGGCCGCATGATTGACGGCAATTAGTTTATATGTATCAGAATTTTATCCAGAGTTAAAGGAGAAGTAATGAAGTTCCAGTATCAGATGTTGTTTATTTTCTTTTTGTTTCTCGCCGCATCTGCTCTGCCGCAGAAGAATCTGACTGTTGATGAGATATATACCAACAAGAGTTTTGCCGCCAAATCAGTCTCAGGGCTGAAGTGGCATCCGCAGGGTACCGGTTTCTCATTCTCCAGATATGATGCCGGAACAAAGGCAATGAATGTTCATTTCTTTGATATTGCCGGAAAAGATACAACCCTTCTGATTAAAGGGGCTGATTTAAAATCCTCAGATGGTGAGCAGATTACCCTCTCAAACTATGAGTGGTCCCCTGCCGGAACCCATTTAATGATAACCGGTGTGCTGCCTGCCCGCTCACTCAAAAGCGGCGGAACGTTTTATATATACGACGTGGCAAAGAAAGCCGTAACCGCGGAAGTTGCATCAAAAGAGCAGCAGATTAACATGCAGTTCTCGCCTGACGGAAAAAAAATTGCCTTCTCGCGCGGGCACAATCTTTTTGTGTATGACCTCCCCTCGGGCACCGAGCAGCAGCTCACCTTTGACGGCTCTGATGTGGTGCTGAACGGCGTATTTGACTGGGTATATGAAGAGGAGTTCAGCATTATCCAGGCCTACGCATGGTCGCATGACTCACGCTATCTGGGCTACTGGCGGCTTGATCAGACCAATGTTCCTGAGATAAAAATCCAGAAATGGGATTCCCTCTATCTGAACTCTATTGATATGCGCTACCCCAAAGCAGGCGACCGCAACTCGCAGGTGAAAATCGGCATCTATGACCTGAAATCAAACAAGAATGTTTTTGCCGATCTCGGAGCCGAAGAGGATATTTACGTAGCACGGATAAAGTTTAATGCATTCAGCGGCGATCTGTGGATTCAGCGCCTGAACCGTCTGCAGAATAAACTTGACCTTCTGAGCGCCAATCCGAAAACCGGAAAAACCAGACTCATCTATACCGAAACTGATGATGCCTGGGTTGAGGTGCATGATAATCTTTTCTTTCCCACCATCAGTGAAAAGGGATTCCTCTGGACTTCCGAAAAAGACGGTTATAACCACATCTATCATTTCTCTGATCAGGGAAAACAGATAACACAGCTCACCTCAGGCAAGTGGGATGTGACTGATATTCTCGGCTATGATGAAACCACCAACATGGTTTATTACACTTCTAAAGAGCGGGGGGCAATGTATTCAGATCTCTATATGGTGCGGGTTGACGGTTCTGAAAAGAAGCGCCTGACCGATGAAGCAGGTACGCATGATATTTCCCTCTCCCCCTCCTGCGCGTATTATGTTGACCGTTATTCAAACGCAAACACACTCACCAATACGTATCTTTATTCCCGCGAAGGAAATAAGATTAAAACTCTCGCTGAGTCTGATATGTCCGTCTTTAAGGACTATAACCTTGCTAAACTTGAGTTCCTGACTTTTAACACTTCAGACGGGCAGGATCTTAATGCTTATATCATAAAGCCGGCTGATTTTAATGCCGCAAAGAAATACCCCGTTCTTATTTTTACCTATGGCGGGCCCGGCTCACAGGTAGTTAACGACCGCTGGGGCGGAGCAAACTTTCTCTGGCATCAGATGCTTGCACAGAAAGGATACATTATTTTTGCGGTGGATAACCGGGGAACCGGCGGGCGCGGAAGAGTGTTCAAGAAGCAGGTGTACAAAGACCTCGGCAATTTTGAAGTGCAAGATCAGGTTGAAGCAGCAAAATATCTCGGAGCTCAGCCCTGGGTTGATGCTTCACGGATTGGCATATGGGGGTGGAGCTATGGCGGTTACAATGCAGCCCTCACCCTGATGAAAGGCGCTGATTACTTTAAGGCTGCCATTTCCGTTGCGCCGGTCACACACTGGAAGTTCTATGATACCATCTATACAGAACGTTATATGCAGACTCCGCAGCTTAATCCTGAAGGATATGAAAACAGCGCGGTACTTGCTCATACCAATAAGCTTAAAGGAAAGCTGCTGTTGGTTCACGGCACAGGAGACGATAATGTCCACTTCCAGAACGCGGTAAAGCTGGCTGAGAAACTGATTGCCGAAGATAAACCTTTTGAAACCATGTATTATCCTGAGAAGGATCATGGTATTCACGGCGGAAAAACCCGGCAGCACCTATTTAAAATGATGACTGAATTTATTGAGAGAAATTTATAACAGGAAGTAATGCGGCAGGCAATTAAAAACAGGAAAGTTGCTGAGTCTCACTGGCTCAGGGTTACCTATTTTATCCTCGGAGTAGTATGTACAATAACGGGCATCATTGGTTTTATCGTTCCGCTGATGCCCGGGACAATATTTTTGATTATGGCTGCATATTTCTTTGCCAGAAGCTCAGAGAGATTTCTGGACTATATACTGACCAACAAACTGTTCGGCCACCATATTCAAAACTTCGTTGACGGCGGCAGGATGCCGCTCAGAGCGAAGATCGTAACCGCCGGACTTATTTTTATCTCAGTCCTCACGGGGATCCTCCTCCTCTAAAGAAGAATTATTTCTTCTTTGCAGCCTTCTTAGCTGGTTTAGCCTTGGCTTTTGCCTTCGGGGCTTTTCCGGCAGCTACGAGAGCAAGTCCTGCATGCACCACAGCTTTCTTTGTTTCCAAGCCGGAAGCTTTCAGCGCCTTTGCCATCAGCTTATCGTCAATATCGATCAATGTTTTCATACCGGTTCTCCTTAATTGTTGTTAAATAATAGATTTTTGGTAACCACGGAGTTAAAATAATAAAAAAGTCAATACAAAAAGCAAGAAAAATCTTCAGGAGGGGGTGCCCCTATATACCGGACAGGGGGAAGAGGGTATATAAAATTTCTCCGGCTGACCGGGCTATATACATAAAGAAAAGGTAATAAAATCAGGGGTCCGGGCTGCTTTTGCCGCCGGCCCGCCCGCTTAAACGGGATTTTTCCGGGTATATCCGTATGACATTTATCACACATATACCCGTGCCGGTGAACCGGCTGTAAACTGGGTTTTAAGGGAGTGTTCCGGGGTGAACCGCCTGTCAGGCGGGTTTTTGCTGATTTCTGAGGGACTGCTGCTCTTCTTCAAGAAGGGCATAAACAAAGCTTGCCGTTTCTTCTTCCTTACCAAGCATATCAGCGAGTGTGGTCTTTGAGAGGATGGAATCAACCGCAGTCTGCACTGCCCTCCAGAGGGAGCGGATGGAGCAGTCTATGGTATGCGTGCAGATGGATTCATTTCCGGTAAAATCAGAACAGAAGGATGATTCAAAAAATTTGCCTCCGAGAACCGAGAGCACTTCCCCGACGTTTATTTCTTCAGGAGGACGGGTCAGCCGGTATCCTCCGGATGAACCGCGTGAGCTTTCAATAAAACCGCCTAGGCGCAGAATCCTGAGGAGTTTGCCTGCATTGGCCTGCGAGAGGCGCTCAGCCGAACTGATCTCGGGTATGGTCATTCCGTCTTCTGACTTGTTTTTAGCAATGCGCAGAAGGCAGCGCAATCCGTATTCTTCCTGGGAACTGAATTTCATCGTCTATATATGTTTCGTAAATAGTTCATCTGAGGCCATCTGCGGGAGAAAACATCTCCCGCAGAACCGCAGCGTTAATCATTTTCAAGCAACGTACATTGTTAATTGTACATTATACATTGAATTACTAATTACTCATTCCTGATTACTAATTAACCTTTGTACATCGGAATTTTTGAACCGCACATTTTGGCATGCTGAACCTGTGCATAGTGTTCAGGACTTACAGAGGGGCCTTTGGCGCTGCAGTGTTTTTCAAATGCGGCTTTCAGTTTGTCGGCAATTTGTTCAAAGGTGTAACCTTCAATTTCGTATCTCGGCATAAAATAAACCGGCTCACCGTTCTTGAAAATAGCCATGCTTGGTGATGAGGGGGGTGCAGGAATATAGCTGCGAACCAGATCTACTGCATCGCGGTCCTGTCCCGCGAAAACGGTTGTAAGTCTGTCTGGAATCACTGCATTCTGCAGGGCAAGAGATACACCCGGTCTGGCACCGCCGGCAGCACATCCGCAGACTGAGTTCATTACAACAAGTACCGTCTTGTCGTCATTAACCTTAATTGCCTTTTCCACATCTTCCGGGGTACGGAGTTCCTGTATTCCTACGGCTGTCAGTTCATCGCGCATTGGCTGAACTGCTTCTTCATCATACATGGGAGGTCTTTTCAGAACATTTAACATAGGTTATTCCTTTTTAAGATTATCGTTAATATATATACACACAAGTCGTCCGGCTTTCCCCTGCCCCGCGGTTCTCTCACCGCATGAATATCGTTTTTCTATAAGAAACCAAGTTCAACCATGGCCACCTCACTCATCATATCTTTTGACCAGGGGGGGCTCCAGGTGATTTCAATTTTTACATCGGTGATGCCCTCAATGGTGCGCAGTTTGCTCTCCACTTCTTTGGGAAGTGTTTCAGCAACGGGACACATCGGGGATGTAAGCGTCATGATAACAGTCAGCTTTTTATCTTCGTCAAAACGGAGCTGATAAATCAGCCCGAGTTCCCAGATATCCACCGGAATTTCAGGATCGTAACAGCTTTTAAGCACCGCTATTACTTTGTCTTTCAGAATTTCAGTTTCGTCACTCATATTATTCAGTTATGACTTTTTCTTGTTCGTTTTTAATTGCGGCTATCAGCGTATGCCAGGCAAGTGAGGCACACTTGACTCTCATGGGAAATTCCTTTACTCCCTCAAGCACAGCAAGTTTGCCAAGCTGTTCACGGTCAGAATCAGTTACGGTATTGCCCATGACAAGTGCATGAAACCGGTCAAAATCCTTCTGCACTTCCTCAACGGTCCTGCCTTTGACGAAAGCAGTCATCAGAGAAGCGGATGATTTTGATATGGCGCATCCGTTACCCTGGAATGATATATCCTTAATGATGCCGTCTTCAACCGAAAGGAAAATTTCAACCTGGTCTCCGCAGAGAGGGTTATGCCCTTCGGCGTGATTGGTATAAAACGGCAGTATTTTGTAATTACGCGGATCCTTATAGTGATCCAGGATTACCTGCTGGTAAAGTTCCCTGAGCTCGGGATTCATTATTTAAACACCTCGAAAACTTTTTGAAGAGATTGAGCAAAATAATCAATCTCCTCCTTTGTGTTATAAAAACCCAGCGACAGCCGTGCCGTTGCCGGAACTCCAAGCCGCTTCATTACCGGCTGAGCACAATGATGACCGGTGCGGATGGCAACCCCCTCAAGATCAAGGATGGTGCCGGTATCATGCGGATGAATGCCCTCAAGCTGGAATGAATAGACACTGCTGCGCACTTTGGGCTCACCCAGCAGTTTTACTCCGGGTATTTTCCGTAATACTTCACCGGTATATACCAGCAGAGAATTCTCATAATTCTGAATCGCGTCAAAGCCGATTTTCTCTATATAATCCAGCGCCGGTCCCATACCGATTACCCCTTCAATATTCGGGGTACCCGCTTCAAACTTATAGGGGAGTTCGTTATAGGTTGTTTTTTCAAATGAAACGGAAGCAATCATATCCCCCCCGCCCTGATACGGAGGCATTTTCTCAAGCAGTTCTTTTCTTCCGTAAAGAACACCCACTCCGGTCGGAGCGTAAAGTTTGTGCGCGGAGAAAACGAAGAAATCACAGCCAAGAGCACGGACGTCAACCGGCTGATGCTGCACAGACTGAGCGCCGTCAAGCAGAACCGGTATTCCCCGTTCTTTTGCGGCCCGGATAATTTCTTCAACCGGATTGACCGTTCCGAGTGCATTAGAAACATGCACAACCGAAATAAACTTTGTCCGGTCAGATAGAAGCGAATGGAAATGATCCATATCAAGATCACCATTGTCATCCATTCTGATAACCTTCAGTATTGCTTTTTTCTCCTCACAAAGCATCTGCCAGGGGACGATATTGGAGTGATGCTCCAGCCATGAGATGATGATCTCATCCCCTTCCTGTATATATTTCCTGCCGTAGGAATGAGCCACCAGATTTATTGCCTCTGTGGTGCCTCTGGTAAAGATAATTTCTTTTGAGGAAGATGCATTCAGATAGGATGCAACCTGCTCTCTCACCCCTTCATATTCAAGAGTTGCCTTCTGGCTGAGCAGATGCACACCCCTGTGTATATTGGCATTAGTCGCTGAATAATATTCAGCTATCTTGTCTATCACACACTGCGGCTTCTGGGTTGAAGCAGCGTTATCAAGATACACAAGCGGCTTGCCGTGCACTTCGGTCTGCAGGATCGGAAAATCTTTTCTGATCTCATAGACATTAAACGCGGATGCAGCAGTCTGCTTATCCTTTAGAGCACCAGAGGCATT of Ignavibacteriales bacterium contains these proteins:
- a CDS encoding TIGR00266 family protein, whose translation is MRSHEIDYEIYGDDMQVIEVELDPGETVIAEAGVMNWMENGIEFEAKMGDGSDANEGFMGKLLNVGKRVLTGESIFLTHFTNHGSGKKRVAFAAPYPGKIIPIDLTKFGGRLLCQKDSFLCAAKGTRTGIAFTQRFGAGLFGGEGFILQKLEGDGLAFIHAGGTIVKKELVNDVLRIDTGCIVAFTDGLDYDIERAGGLKSMFFGGEGLFLATIRGTGTVYLQSLPFARLADRILAQAPMAGGARKDEGSILGGLGRMIDGN
- a CDS encoding DPP IV N-terminal domain-containing protein — translated: MKFQYQMLFIFFLFLAASALPQKNLTVDEIYTNKSFAAKSVSGLKWHPQGTGFSFSRYDAGTKAMNVHFFDIAGKDTTLLIKGADLKSSDGEQITLSNYEWSPAGTHLMITGVLPARSLKSGGTFYIYDVAKKAVTAEVASKEQQINMQFSPDGKKIAFSRGHNLFVYDLPSGTEQQLTFDGSDVVLNGVFDWVYEEEFSIIQAYAWSHDSRYLGYWRLDQTNVPEIKIQKWDSLYLNSIDMRYPKAGDRNSQVKIGIYDLKSNKNVFADLGAEEDIYVARIKFNAFSGDLWIQRLNRLQNKLDLLSANPKTGKTRLIYTETDDAWVEVHDNLFFPTISEKGFLWTSEKDGYNHIYHFSDQGKQITQLTSGKWDVTDILGYDETTNMVYYTSKERGAMYSDLYMVRVDGSEKKRLTDEAGTHDISLSPSCAYYVDRYSNANTLTNTYLYSREGNKIKTLAESDMSVFKDYNLAKLEFLTFNTSDGQDLNAYIIKPADFNAAKKYPVLIFTYGGPGSQVVNDRWGGANFLWHQMLAQKGYIIFAVDNRGTGGRGRVFKKQVYKDLGNFEVQDQVEAAKYLGAQPWVDASRIGIWGWSYGGYNAALTLMKGADYFKAAISVAPVTHWKFYDTIYTERYMQTPQLNPEGYENSAVLAHTNKLKGKLLLVHGTGDDNVHFQNAVKLAEKLIAEDKPFETMYYPEKDHGIHGGKTRQHLFKMMTEFIERNL
- a CDS encoding YbaN family protein; its protein translation is MRQAIKNRKVAESHWLRVTYFILGVVCTITGIIGFIVPLMPGTIFLIMAAYFFARSSERFLDYILTNKLFGHHIQNFVDGGRMPLRAKIVTAGLIFISVLTGILLL
- a CDS encoding type II toxin-antitoxin system VapB family antitoxin, with the translated sequence MKTLIDIDDKLMAKALKASGLETKKAVVHAGLALVAAGKAPKAKAKAKPAKKAAKKK
- a CDS encoding Rrf2 family transcriptional regulator, which translates into the protein MKFSSQEEYGLRCLLRIAKNKSEDGMTIPEISSAERLSQANAGKLLRILRLGGFIESSRGSSGGYRLTRPPEEINVGEVLSVLGGKFFESSFCSDFTGNESICTHTIDCSIRSLWRAVQTAVDSILSKTTLADMLGKEEETASFVYALLEEEQQSLRNQQKPA
- a CDS encoding BrxA/BrxB family bacilliredoxin, whose translation is MLNVLKRPPMYDEEAVQPMRDELTAVGIQELRTPEDVEKAIKVNDDKTVLVVMNSVCGCAAGGARPGVSLALQNAVIPDRLTTVFAGQDRDAVDLVRSYIPAPPSSPSMAIFKNGEPVYFMPRYEIEGYTFEQIADKLKAAFEKHCSAKGPSVSPEHYAQVQHAKMCGSKIPMYKG
- a CDS encoding DUF59 domain-containing protein, whose amino-acid sequence is MSDETEILKDKVIAVLKSCYDPEIPVDIWELGLIYQLRFDEDKKLTVIMTLTSPMCPVAETLPKEVESKLRTIEGITDVKIEITWSPPWSKDMMSEVAMVELGFL
- a CDS encoding SUF system NifU family Fe-S cluster assembly protein; its protein translation is MNPELRELYQQVILDHYKDPRNYKILPFYTNHAEGHNPLCGDQVEIFLSVEDGIIKDISFQGNGCAISKSSASLMTAFVKGRTVEEVQKDFDRFHALVMGNTVTDSDREQLGKLAVLEGVKEFPMRVKCASLAWHTLIAAIKNEQEKVITE
- a CDS encoding cysteine desulfurase → MSSVNASGALKDKQTAASAFNVYEIRKDFPILQTEVHGKPLVYLDNAASTQKPQCVIDKIAEYYSATNANIHRGVHLLSQKATLEYEGVREQVASYLNASSSKEIIFTRGTTEAINLVAHSYGRKYIQEGDEIIISWLEHHSNIVPWQMLCEEKKAILKVIRMDDNGDLDMDHFHSLLSDRTKFISVVHVSNALGTVNPVEEIIRAAKERGIPVLLDGAQSVQHQPVDVRALGCDFFVFSAHKLYAPTGVGVLYGRKELLEKMPPYQGGGDMIASVSFEKTTYNELPYKFEAGTPNIEGVIGMGPALDYIEKIGFDAIQNYENSLLVYTGEVLRKIPGVKLLGEPKVRSSVYSFQLEGIHPHDTGTILDLEGVAIRTGHHCAQPVMKRLGVPATARLSLGFYNTKEEIDYFAQSLQKVFEVFK